A portion of the Streptomyces sp. NBC_00376 genome contains these proteins:
- a CDS encoding NUDIX domain-containing protein produces the protein MGFQDTPEEWQVTATETPFTGNKTSVRTDEVVMPDGTVVRRDYQVHPGSVAVLALDDDNRVVVLRQYRHPVRHKLWEIPAGLLDVPGENPLNAAQRELYEEAYVKAEDWRVLTDVYTTPGGCDEAVRIFLARNLSEADGERFEVSEEEADMELARVPLQELVRGVLAGELHNNCLVVGVLSLAAVLAGDGIDSLRPADAPWPARPFEA, from the coding sequence ATGGGTTTCCAGGACACGCCCGAGGAGTGGCAGGTCACCGCGACCGAGACGCCCTTCACCGGCAACAAGACCAGCGTCCGCACCGACGAAGTGGTGATGCCGGACGGCACGGTCGTGCGCCGCGACTACCAGGTCCACCCGGGCTCGGTCGCCGTGCTCGCGCTCGACGACGACAACCGGGTCGTGGTGCTGCGGCAGTACCGCCACCCGGTGCGCCACAAGCTCTGGGAGATCCCGGCCGGACTGCTCGACGTCCCCGGCGAGAACCCGCTGAACGCGGCGCAGCGCGAGCTCTACGAGGAGGCGTACGTCAAGGCCGAGGACTGGCGGGTGCTGACCGACGTCTACACCACACCGGGCGGCTGCGACGAAGCCGTACGGATCTTCCTGGCCCGGAACCTCTCCGAGGCCGACGGGGAGCGCTTCGAGGTCTCCGAGGAGGAGGCCGACATGGAGCTGGCCCGGGTGCCGCTCCAGGAGCTGGTACGGGGCGTGCTCGCGGGGGAGCTGCACAACAACTGCCTCGTGGTGGGCGTCCTCTCGCTCGCGGCGGTGCTCGCCGGTGACGGGATCGATTCGCTGCGCCCGGCCGACGCGCCGTGGCCGGCCCGCCCCTTCGAGGCCTGA